From the genome of Prevotella herbatica, one region includes:
- a CDS encoding lysozyme family protein has product MKRRNKIVLLIIMVFMFIPVSGFAAETTGVDSKNYDWNPVMDAIIQVESHGNNRAKKGSSVGAMQITPILVVECNQILKRRKSKKKYKLSDRFSLSKSKEMFLLIQSYYNPFNNIEKAVRLWNGGINYSIQRTQRYFEKVMNLLKN; this is encoded by the coding sequence ATGAAGAGAAGAAATAAGATTGTACTATTAATCATTATGGTATTTATGTTTATTCCTGTATCTGGTTTTGCAGCTGAGACAACAGGGGTAGATTCAAAAAATTACGATTGGAATCCAGTGATGGATGCGATAATCCAGGTGGAAAGTCACGGTAATAACCGCGCAAAAAAAGGTAGTTCAGTAGGAGCTATGCAGATTACTCCAATTTTGGTGGTTGAATGTAATCAGATACTTAAAAGAAGAAAAAGCAAAAAGAAATATAAGTTATCTGATAGATTCAGTCTTTCGAAATCGAAGGAAATGTTCTTACTTATACAATCGTATTATAATCCTTTCAATAATATAGAAAAGGCAGTTCGATTATGGAATGGTGGTATAAACTACAGCATTCAGCGAACACAGCGATATTTTGAAAAGGTTATGAATCTGTTAAAGAATTAA
- a CDS encoding LemA family protein yields MKLIIVLVVVVLLVFWCISIYNNLVKLRNNRENAFANIDVQLKQRHDLVPQLVATVKGYADHEKEVFMRVTEARSAAMGATTIDDKINAENALTSALAGFKVSLEAYPELKANENFLQLQNELSDIENKLAAVRRFFNSATRELNNAVEVFPSNIFANMFGFKKEPMFEIPQEDRVEFDKAPEVKF; encoded by the coding sequence ATGAAATTGATTATTGTATTAGTAGTCGTTGTACTACTTGTTTTTTGGTGTATCTCTATTTACAACAATCTTGTAAAATTGAGAAACAATCGTGAAAATGCTTTTGCAAATATAGATGTTCAGCTAAAACAACGTCATGATTTGGTTCCACAACTTGTTGCTACTGTTAAGGGGTATGCTGATCATGAGAAAGAAGTGTTCATGAGAGTAACAGAGGCTCGCTCTGCTGCTATGGGAGCTACAACAATTGATGATAAAATCAATGCTGAAAATGCTCTTACCAGTGCTCTTGCAGGATTTAAAGTTTCTTTGGAGGCATATCCTGAGTTGAAAGCGAATGAGAATTTTCTTCAATTGCAAAATGAACTTTCTGATATAGAAAATAAATTGGCTGCTGTTCGTAGATTCTTCAATTCTGCGACAAGAGAGCTTAATAATGCAGTAGAGGTATTCCCTTCAAATATTTTTGCCAATATGTTTGGCTTTAAGAAGGAACCTATGTTTGAAATCCCTCAGGAGGACAGAGTTGAATTTGACAAAGCTCCTGAAGTAAAGTTCTAA